Proteins from one Natrinema salinisoli genomic window:
- a CDS encoding DUF7112 family protein, whose protein sequence is MTDRIASDHPSVQTVRSTCTETATGVKLEVPAEDREAFPTDEVVRVVLDGDELFARVERALTGDALSIPGIYETPDLARDPSGATDRLTEWTAEHDVPAGGSVLIDVVEPEFLYGLRSPGETAYYNAREPPSDSLSDIAETLEDE, encoded by the coding sequence ATGACTGATAGGATTGCGAGCGACCATCCCTCGGTGCAGACGGTCCGCTCGACGTGTACGGAGACGGCGACCGGCGTCAAACTCGAGGTGCCGGCCGAGGATCGCGAGGCGTTCCCGACCGACGAAGTCGTCCGCGTCGTTCTCGACGGCGACGAACTGTTCGCACGAGTCGAACGCGCGCTCACGGGCGATGCGTTGTCGATTCCGGGAATCTACGAAACGCCGGACCTGGCTCGTGACCCGAGCGGCGCGACCGATCGATTGACGGAGTGGACCGCGGAACACGACGTTCCCGCGGGTGGATCGGTATTGATCGACGTCGTCGAACCGGAGTTCCTCTACGGGCTTCGCTCGCCCGGCGAGACGGCCTACTATAACGCCCGCGAACCGCCAAGC
- a CDS encoding 30S ribosomal protein S6e, whose translation MASFTVVVGDPESGLAHQLEAEEQDANRFIGKSIGEEVDGGAVGLDGYTLEITGGSDEAGRPLNRDVAGANLKEVLMKGEQTGYKPSRDGERRRITVRGREVSDAVAQINASIVERGSTDVDELLAEGEGDGDDE comes from the coding sequence ATGGCAAGTTTCACTGTCGTTGTCGGCGACCCGGAGTCCGGGTTGGCCCACCAGCTCGAGGCGGAGGAACAGGACGCGAACCGCTTTATCGGCAAGTCGATCGGCGAGGAAGTCGACGGCGGTGCGGTCGGGCTCGACGGCTACACGCTCGAGATCACCGGCGGCTCCGACGAGGCCGGTCGCCCGCTCAACCGAGACGTCGCGGGGGCGAACCTGAAGGAAGTCCTGATGAAAGGCGAGCAGACGGGCTACAAGCCGTCCCGTGACGGCGAGCGCCGCCGAATCACCGTACGAGGCCGCGAAGTGTCCGACGCCGTCGCACAGATCAACGCGTCGATCGTCGAGCGGGGCAGTACCGACGTCGACGAACTGCTCGCCGAAGGCGAAGGCGACGGCGACGACGAGTAA